A window of Chromohalobacter canadensis genomic DNA:
TTCGGTGAGCAGGCGGTGCTGTGCGGCGGCGCGGTCGAACTGGTCAAGGCTGGCTTCGAAACGCTGACTGAGGCTGGTTACGCTCCCGAGATGGCTTACTTCGAGTGCCTGCACGAGCTCAAGTTGATCGTTGACCTGATGTACGAAGGTGGGATCGCCAACATGAACTACTCCATCTCCAACAACGCGGAGTATGGCGAGTACGTCACTGGTCCCAAGATCATCAACGAGCAGTCGCGAGAAGCAATGCGCCATGCCCTGAAGGACATTCAGACCGGCGAATACGCCAAGATGTTCATCAACGAAGGCAACAGCAATTATCCGTCGATGCATGCGCGTCGCCGCCTGAATGCCGAGCATCCGGTCGAGCAGGTGGGGGCGAAGCTGCGTGGCATGATGCCCTGGATCGCGGCTAACCAGCTGGTCGACAAGAGCAAGAACTAAGCGCTTTTGTGAGTCGGTAGCGAACGGGCGCGGCCAATTGGCCGCGCCCGTTTACGTTTTGGGTCGTCAAGGAGGCCGACTGTCGACTAGGATTGCAGTGTGTAGAATGTCGGAATGGCCCATCAAGGGCCGTTCCATGGCAACGGATGACTTTTATGACGCAAGAATCGGGCACGCCAGAATCGCCCAAGAAAGCCGACACCGAGGATGTCTCGGAGGACAATTCGGCCTTTCAGGACGAAGACGAAATCATCGAGGAAACCATCGAGAACGGGAAGCGCGTGCGTCGACGAGGCATTTATTTGTTGCCCAACCTGTTTACGCTATCGGCGCTGTTTTCTGGTTTCTTCTCCATTATCGCGGCGATGAACGGCAACTTCTCGGGGGCCGCCATCGCGATCTTCGTGGCGATGGTTCTCGATGGGCTCGATGGACGCGTGGCACGGATGACCAACACGCAAAGTGCCTTCGGCGCCGAGTTTGACAGCCTGGCCGACATGGTTTCGTTCGGCGTAGCTCCTGCGCTGGTGGCGTTTTCCTGGATTCTGCAAGACGTCGGCAAGATTGGCTGGATCGCTGCTTTTATCTTTGCCTCCGGTGCGGCATTGCGTCTGGCTCGCTTCAATGTGCAAATCGGCAGTACTGACAAGAAGTGGTTCGTGGGTTTGCCGAGTCCTTCCGCAGCCGCACTCGTCGCTGGCTGCGTATGGACGCTGCATAAGTTCGACGCCGATGCCCTGGGCTTTAAATTGTTCATCGCGTTCGTCGTGGCGGCAGCAGGGGTGTTGATGGTCAGCAACATCCGCTACCACAGCTTCAAGGAAGTCGATTTCAAGGGCCCTGTTCCCTTCGTCGTGCTGTTGGCGATTGTGCTCGCATTCGTGGTGATTTCACTCGAGCCCTCGCTCATGCTCTTGATCCTGTTCGGCTGCTATGTAGTGTCAGGGCCTCTGCTCGCACTCATGCGCAAAATGCGCTGAGTTCGTGTCTTTCATGCTTGGTGCCCGCCACGGTGTGGCGCTGGATTATCCACACCCTCTTTAATGTGCTGTCCCGCTCGGGGGTGTGGATAAGGTGAAAGTGTCAACATTTAGCTGCCGCCAATCGAACGGCAACTATTTTTAAATCATCCCCTTGCGTTCCTCCTCTGTGGATCGTAAAGTACGCATCCGCTGCCGGCGACGGACCTCGTGGCCAGCGGTGGAAGGGTAGCGCAAGTGGCTGACTTGCTTGAGAAATTCGAATCACTGGTTGGTTTTTCTCGCTTGACAGTGACGCCGGGTTCGGTAAAATGTGCCGCACCTCGAAAGGCCCCTGACAACGCTGCGGTTCAAAGCGATGTCAGCGATTGTCACCTCGGCTAACGCCTTGACAATCACGGCGCTTTCGGTAGAATACGCCTTCCTTGCGAGGCGCCCATCGGGCACACGCAAGCCGCTCCGCTCTTGTCATATCGAGCCCGGAGCCGCTCTTTAACAAACGATCAGGTAATTCATGTGGGCGTTTGCTCAGGTAGGGGTGCCAGTCACGACCTATCAAGGCAAACGACTCGTCAAGGATCTTCGGATCTTTTTGAGAACGTTTTAGTCTTGAACCAAGTTTGGTCCGCTCAACGGACTATCAGACTTTCAACTGAAGAGTTTGATCATGGCTCAGATTGAACGCTGGCGGCAGGCCTAACACATGCAAGTCGAGCGGAAACGATCCTAGCTTGCTAGGAGGCGTCGAGCGGCGGACGGGTGAGTAATGCATAGGAATCTACCCAGTCGTGGGGGATAACCTGAGGAAACTCAGGCTAATACCGCATACGTCCTACGGGAGAAAGCGGGGGCTCTTCGGACCTCGCGCGATTGGATGAGCCTATGTCGGATTAGCTTGTTGGTAAGGTAACGGCTTACCAAGGCGACGATCCGTAGCTGGTCTGAGAGGATGATCAGCCACACCGGGACTGAGACACGGCCCGGACTCCTACGGGAGGCAGCAGT
This region includes:
- the pssA gene encoding CDP-diacylglycerol--serine O-phosphatidyltransferase; translation: MTQESGTPESPKKADTEDVSEDNSAFQDEDEIIEETIENGKRVRRRGIYLLPNLFTLSALFSGFFSIIAAMNGNFSGAAIAIFVAMVLDGLDGRVARMTNTQSAFGAEFDSLADMVSFGVAPALVAFSWILQDVGKIGWIAAFIFASGAALRLARFNVQIGSTDKKWFVGLPSPSAAALVAGCVWTLHKFDADALGFKLFIAFVVAAAGVLMVSNIRYHSFKEVDFKGPVPFVVLLAIVLAFVVISLEPSLMLLILFGCYVVSGPLLALMRKMR